From a region of the Besnoitia besnoiti strain Bb-Ger1 chromosome I, whole genome shotgun sequence genome:
- a CDS encoding hypothetical protein (encoded by transcript BESB_006940), protein MESPSPVSGPEAEVTSAYHAEEEDQTIRTCSRGSRSHGETPANTSPGDTRSMAPRQEAQASAFSLTKRPLARPALRPYEILVTRRLPLVVYFKRCMQLLHSGLDVSQQKHANAFISGTKDAQLQKQFAPRFPFIILRGAGGCMRTAIWLAQDVVKALGGMTTCHAGKHGAASNARSYLPCLEIDTYTVECSDTAWTLVEEEEDDPCSASGTFDCGTRHLIANSTLAAAKAAADRISAAGMVLCQYSDTCGAAVLLLADPGFYDVFIN, encoded by the exons ATGGAGTCACCGTCGCCGGTTTCCGGCCCTGAAGCAGAGGTTACGTCGGCGTATcacgcggaagaggaggaccAAACCATCCGGACATGCTCCCGCGGGAGCCGTTCTCATGGGGAGACTCCGGCCAACACCTCGCCAGGCGATACCCGGTCGATGGCGCCACGGCAGGAGGCACAGGCGTCCGCTTTTTCATTGACAAAACGCCCCTTAGCGCGGCCTGCATTGCGGCCGTACGAGATCCTTGTCACTAGGCGCCTTCCCCTGGTTGTGTACTTCAAGCGTTGCATGCAGCTCCTTCACAGCGGACTGGATGTCTCACAGCAAAAGCACGCAAATGCCTTCATCTCGGGAACAAaggacgcgcagctgcaaaAACAATTCGCGCCCCGTTTTCCATTCATTATTCTTCGGGGCGCCGGAGGCTGTATGCGCACAGCGATTTGGCTCGCGCAGGATGTCGTCAAGGCGCTGGGTGGAATGACAACCTGCCACGCGGGGAAGCACGGCGCTGCTTCCAATGCTAGGAGTTACTTGCCTTGTCTCGAGATCGACACCTATACAGTGGAGTGCTCTGACACAGCCTGGACGCTTgtcgaagaggaagaagacgatcCATGTTCCGCGTCTGGAACTTTCGAT TGCGGCACGAGGCATCTGATAGCGAATTCAACTCTTGCGGCCGCCAAGGCCGCTGCTGATCGAATATCAGCGGCCGGCATGGTCCTCTGCCAATACAGCGACACCTGCGGTGCCGCAGTATTGCTGCTGGCGGACCCCGGATTCTATGACGTGTTTATAAATTAG
- a CDS encoding hypothetical protein (encoded by transcript BESB_006930), giving the protein MPRCPLQKEITRAAGPSEHYGFTQQVDARRHMDAAGIAPPVGRQESDFDSDPPALRGQLGKWSVDPACLSCGTSDCLSGLCTGLDRTNLFELHHLLEITKRGAAVIAGTVEVRVSVAEDVEHLAVDSAAGGSTITETGTGISKEPEIKVRPREFPKSPMDQLGSLRSRRTPTDRGGDNAAKATFTNGLRGGQSGKSLSCELCPGGGEPPVTETKCPKEIWLEGQENELLVILQSLLAAVLAAASTGDVVTLSVDLDVEALPECQSHEGASSETSGGPMRHAADRQSNIFTERRRTLSGDRYDNESARPSTKTFEEGKSRRSWLPFRFRVTLLHCVEQESDFEETATVERGTFTVTPYHLANIVQRGLASRTPCAMPDQWAAERRASMKPGMAGHGDTARYKAGQAPGGVGGKEVHQRERLEAIASVIWYCNAIIEERFGGHLGISHSFGSPAKPQASGNLEHIRWSCESASCGRQSEVYLPVEGVGGPSSELSTVRGGARVATNLGLVRGGPQEKLSVYFVVALRQCSSPHGTAGSCDPLRFVKTLRAPMPTSDERPPRIERKRNQDAVPSPPQVQDSAMHSFPWRPKRLPGRDSRQRSEGSLERRGPKRQADAAMPFRDFGKAVGNCAVLYSDTGCPVPLFFFTFEPPLISRAEGDLADSAASGRVSPPPAARSGTSSRTDFSPFSLLPTGFYDEVGPLGDMEAGDQLLRRMVRADEQYRKLWQRSGQTVAVEGAEKTDIRRAASDRKQQFQDLARGQGDANGAAGTSFTAGRRTATRECLLDLALRNTSKNRSRTPVADFFDRRSHKHETDPSVSPRASSHKLGGIHSVSSALEKPEGDVDPTQVMHDIELRAKKHDMPCHHPQRLETPSASPSSAPLCEWKHVTNHRITPVDTAQWTDGGASGTSGGDPPAGKAVLGRTFHASECDPCPSNAAAGKECSSEYQNDGSSSVGDREFAGKIGFLQAAGPTTLVEHETASGASAFRLGDLPALSSSADDEVFSAAAEALFDVSTGIDRGKREGAHFPCTSQDVSDSPRKGVPEREKAVLATLSSTENVEGTGCGRQHQQGCSGKRRETEEREPGTTHGGTTRPCGEPHALTQADADCRPRAGLASGVGRGLSIQPNSNSFVGPPSRCLALAGGPHLDVVDEEQNTWPAAGGFNAEGLPSWETQTRCTRCDPVCRREMCRVRQAKVDQGEAFQATSGDHERHLSKHGPHEASQPTIGDTNERDTRTGGLHVSENDDGYETRLQRPSTFHVYAHAISAPDGEMCAAKHAAGPHRHAERGAEGVRRDTFSDELICVGIKGHDATGTALFHLLPMRRSDAKSCSLQGERLGLSTGHLQTSSAVDPSAAWAHSLEDSYACYVPSFETTHKLPRHESNSDLGYDPNCVWGRTRSDEPREHTRAGLSPREASHVISETGSDELAVLTRDRSVEETGISEVGLRRIAHIPFGARPCLRRENEQLKRGGMLEAAGHTPEDSAHQEAHEAKTQLSHAQCPAGAHLQEETRPESRLGERELPPPRSETAHTGAAPCAQTQTEPVLGSSQVPCKGLCTPLSPDVCCGKPRMVQEGQGAVEANGAPSLAYHSLSLRGQANALPRHPSSGADGQIADAACADIRHGSAPSCSRSPIHARRYLAPLQTEFRHDTNASSRAAPSGDLNQVTDGEHERTWAQLKREQQQLRVQLQRTEGLLEYLAARRQRSDPAEDSEAADKRQLDTSGSDTGNTDLTTDVKNSVQEGVVYDEDDEPHQNDDDECDTASFILTRSLDADGHGKIVLAASRGWPPSRSSCCSSRDSSSALEPCHSLASHLDESTWDRACFRGFSGTEEELFPSARAREEFGLPRGKAFPQPPVVWGRQGAIGANGTPMIVPRRLGAAAAETAQERADPRVFSGAKQPTQLGVYGTPITAVRSVGSRKQYSEGGELCASAVASLWSARNSAGTGEQRREDVRERERGSRAAEIPMGFHGTPMTEPRLARRRGSSGQ; this is encoded by the exons ATGCCGCGGTGCCCGCTTCAGAAGGAGAtcacgcgcgcagcaggtCCAAGTGAGCATTATGGCTTCACCCAGCAAGTTGATGCAAGAAGGCACATGGACGCCGCAGG CATCGCGCCTCCCGTAGGCAGACAGGAATCCGACTTCGACAGTGATCCCCCGGCGCTGCGTGGTCAACTGGGAAAGTGGAGCGTAGATCCGGCGTGCCTCTCATGCGGCACGTCGGATTGCCTGTCTGGCCTCTGCACCGGCCTTGACCGAACAAATCTGTTCGAGCTGCACCATCTTCTGGAGATTACGAAGAGGGGAGCAGCTGTCATTGCTGGGACGGTGGAGGTCCGTGTGTCGGTGGCGGAAGATGTGGAGCATCTAGCTGTCGATAGCGCGGCAGGGGGGAGTACGATTACCGAAACAGGAACAGGCATATCGAAAGAACCCGAAATCAAAGTTCGACCGAGAGAGTTTCCAAAGTCCCCTATGGATCAGCTTGGGTCACTGCGATCTAGACGTACACCCACAGACCGAGGAGGTGATAATGCGGCGAAAGCGACTTTCACGAACGGATTGCGCGGCGGACAGAGTGGCAAGTCTCTGTCTTGTGAACTCTGCCCCGGCGGCGGTGAGCCCCCGGTGACAGAGACGAAATGCCCGAAGGAAATTTGGTTAGAGGGCCAAGAAAATGAACTCCTCGTAATTCTGCAATCACTTCTTGCGGCAGTCCTTGCGGCAGCTTCCACTGGAGACGTCGTCACGCTCTCAGTTGACTTGGATGTGGAAGCATTGCCGGAGTGTCAGAGTCACGAAGGTGCTTCGTCTGAAACGTCTGGCGGGCCAATGCGCCACGCGGCTGATCGCCAAAGCAACATCTTCACAGAGCGGAGACGTACCTTGAGTGGTGACCGCTACGACAACGAGAGTGCGAGGCCTTCAACCAAAACGTTCGAAGAGGGCAAGTCAAGGCGGTCATGGCTGCCGTTTCGTTTCAGAGTCACGCTGCTCCACTGCGTTGAGCAAGAATCCGACTTCGAGGAGA CTGCGACGGTGGAACGTGGGACTTTCACGGTGACCCCTTATCACCTGGCCAACATCGTGCAGAGAGGCCTTGCATCGCGTACACCGTGTGCAATGCCAGACCAATGGGCGGCAGAGCGTAGAGCAAGCATGAAGCCGGGTATGGCAGGGCACGGGGACACTGCACGGTATAAAGCTGGTCAAGCGCCGGGTGGAGTTGGTGGAAAAGAAGTGCACCAGCGTGAAAGACTCGAGGCAATTGCATCGGTGATTTGGTACTGTAATGCGATAATTGAAGAGCGATTTGGAGGCCATCTAG GCATATCTCACTCTTTCGGTTCTCCGGCAAAACCTCAAGCGTCAGGCAACCTGGAGCACATCAGATGGAGCTGCGAGAGTGCTTCATGTGGTCGCCAGTCAGAGGTATACTTGCCAGTGGAAGGAGTTGGGGGACCATCCTCCGAATTATCCACAGTCAGAGGGGGTGCTCGTGTCGCGACGAATCTTGGTCTTGTGCGCGGCGGACCTCAGGAAAAGCTTTCGGTGTATTTCGTGGTGGCGCTCCGGCAGTGCTCATCGCCACATGGTACCGCTGGATCCTGTGACCCGCTTCGCTTTGTCAAAACACTGCGCGCACCCATGCCAACATCGGATGAGAGACCGCCCCGTATTGAACGCAAACGGAACCAGGATGCTGTGCCAAGTCCACCGCAGGTTCAGGACAGTGCAATGCACAGCTTTCCATGGCGACCCAAAAGGCTGCCTGGAAGAGACTCACGACAACGTTCCGAAGGTAGTTTGGAACGCCGGGGGCCTAAAAGACAGGCCGATGCGGCAATGCCTTTCAGAGACTTCGGAAAAGCAGTCGGAAACTGCGCTGTCTTGTATAGCGATACCGGGTGCCCAGTCCCGCTGTTTTTTTTCACGTTCGAACCCCCCTTGATATCTCGTGCAGAGGGGGATCTGGCAGACTCAGCAGCCAGCGGACGCGTTTCGCCTCCACCTGCGGCACGCAGCGGCACGTCAAGCAGGACGGACTTCAGTccgttctctctccttccgaCGGGTTTTTATGACGAGGTAGGGCCGCTAGGAGATATGGAGGCAGGCGACCAACTTCTGCGACGCATGGTGCGTGCGGACGAGCAGTATAGAAAGCTTTGGCAGCGCAGTGGGCAGACGGTGGCAGtggagggcgcagagaagactgATATCCGGCGTGCAGCGTCGGATCGAAAGCAACAGTTCCAGGATCTAGCTCGAGGGCAGGGCGATGCAAATGGCGCTGCCGGGACGTCGTTTACTGCTGGCAGGCGCACAGCAACACGGGAGTGTCTTCTCGACCTTGCTCTCCGGAATACATCAAAGAATCGTTCCAGAACTCCCGTCGCGGACTTCTTCGACAGAAGAAGCCACAAGCACGAAACTGACCCTTCCGTCAGCCCGCGTGCTTCATCCCACAAGTTGGGCGGGATTCATTCTGTGTCAAGTGCGTTAGAAAAGCCAGAAGGGGATGTGGACCCGACGCAGGTCATGCACGATATCGAGCTGCGAGCAAAAAAGCATGATATGCCATGCCACCATCCCCAACGCCTTGAAACGCCGTCTGCATCCccttcgtcggcgcctctgtgTGAGTGGAAGCACGTCACAAATCATCGAATAACTCCTGTGGACACAGCGCAGTGGACGGATGGTGGGGCCTCTGGGACCTCCGGCGGCGATCCTCCGGCGGGGAAAGCGGTGCTTGGAAGAACCTTTCACGCGAGTGAGTGCGACCCCTGTCCCTCCAACGCTGCGGCAGGGAAAGAGTGCAGTTCGGAGTATCAAAACGATGGGAGTAGCTCAGTTGGAGATAGAGAATTCGCTGGAAAGATCGGGTTCCTGCAGGCGGCTGGCCCAACGACCCTAGTGGAGCACGAAACAGCGTCCGGAGCCAGCGCATTTCGCCTTGGAGACTTGCCTGCCCTGTCGtccagcgcagacgacgaggtgttttcggcagccgcggaagcgctCTTCGATGTGAGCACAGGCATAGACAGGGGGAAGCGAGAGGGTGCACACTTCCCGTGCACAAGCCAAGACGTGTCAGACAGCCCGAGAAAAGGAGTGCCTGAACGGGAGAAAGCGGTTTTGGCGACACTCTCCAGCACAGAAAATGTGGAAGGTACAGGCTGTGGACGCCAGCATCAGCAGGGGTGCAGTGGCAAACGAAGAGAAacggaagagagagagccggGCACCACTCACGGagggacgacgaggccttGCGGGGAGCCGCACGCTTTGACACAAGCCGATGCCGATTGCCGTCCACGTGCGGGGCTGGCATCCGGCGTCGGCCGTGGCCTGTCGATACAGCCGAACTCAAACAGTTTTGTGGGACCGCCCTCCCGTTGCCTTGCATTGGCAGGCGGGCCACATCTAGATGTCGTAGATGAGGAGCAGAACACGtggcctgcggcaggcggctTCAACGCGGAAGGGCTGCCAAGCTGGGAGACCCAGACGCGTTGCACACGCTGCGACCCCGTGTGCCGTCGCGAGATGTGTCGGGTCCGACAAGCAAAAGTAGATCAGGGGGAAGCATTTCAGGCGACTTCCGGGGACCACGAGCGCCACTTGTCGAAACACGGGCCACACGAGGCCAGCCAGCCCACGATTGGAGACACGAACGAAAGAGACACTAGGACGGGTGGCCTCCATGTAAGCGAGAACGACGACGGCTACGAAACGCGACTTCAACGCCCCTCCACTTTTCATGTCTATGCACATGCGATAAGCGCACCGGATGGCGAGATGTGTGCTGCGAAGCATGCAGCTGGTCCCCATCGTCATGCAGAAAGGGGTGCCGAGGGAGTACGGCGAGACACCTTTAGTGATGAACTGATTTGCGTAGGCATCAAAGGCCATGATGCCACAGGTACTGCTTTGTTCCACTTATTGCCCATGCGGCGTTCAGATGCGAAATCTTGTTCGCTTCAAGGTGAGCGTCTAGGCTTATCCACGGGACATCTTCAGACTTCGTCTGCCGTAGATCCCTCAGCCGCATGGGCACATTCTTTGGAGGATTCATACGCGTGCTACGTCCCTTCCTTTGAGACTACCCACAAGTTGCCGCGCCACGAGTCTAACTCTGATTTGGGCTATGACCCGAACTGCGTGTGGGGTCGCACGCGTAgcgacgagccgcgcgagcacACAAGAGCGGGGTTGTCTCCGCGGGAAGCTAGCCATGTCATCTCGGAGACTGGTAGCGACGAACTAGCCGTCCTGACGCGAGACAGGTCAGTGGAGGAAACGGGCATTTCCGAAGTGGGTCTGAGACGGATAGCCCATATTcccttcggcgcgcggccaTGTCTGCGACGCGAAAATGAGCAGTTAAAGCGCGGGGGGATGCTCGAGGCAGCCGGTCACACACCGGAGGACTCCGCGCATCAGGAGGCGCATGAAGCAAAAACGCAATTGAGCCATGCGCAGTGTCCAGCTGGAGCGCACCTGCAAGAAGAGACAAGACCGGAGTCCCGTCTTGGTGAGCGGGAGCTTCCGCCACCTCGTAGTGAGACCGCACACACTGGCGCTGCACCTTGCGCTCAAACACAGACAGAGCCGGTCCTGGGGTCGTCTCAGGTACCGTGCAAAGGGCTGTGTACACCACTGTCTCCGGATGTGTGTTGCGGCAAGCCGCGGATGGTGCAGGAAGGGCAAGGTGCGGTTGAGGCGAATGGTGCGCCATCATTGGCGTACCATTCGCTATCGCTACGAGGACAGGCTAATGCTCTCCCGAGGCACCCATCGTCTGGAGCGGACGGGCAAATTGCAGATGCCGCTTGCGCGGATATTCGACATGGATCGGCTCCATCTTGCAGTAGATCACCCATTCATGCTCGCCGTTATTTGGCACCCTTGCAGACCGAGTTCCGCCATGATACGAATGCCTCTTCACGTGCTGCTCCCAGCGGTGACTTGAACCAGGTTACGGACGGTGAGCACGAACGAACGTGGGCTCAACTTAAGCGGGAGCAGCAGCAGTTgcgcgtgcagctgcagcgaacGGAGGGGCTGTTAGAAtatctcgccgcgcgtcgccagagGAGCGATCCCGCCGAAGACTCTGAAGCCGCCGACAAGAGGCAACTCGATACCTCGGGCTCGGATACAGGAAACACAGATCTGACAACAGACGTGAAAAACAGTGTACAAGAGGGAGTAGTGTACGACGAAGATGACGAACCCCATCAAAATGACGACGACGAATGTGATACGGCGTCCTTCATTCTGACGCGTTCCCTCGATGCCGATGGTCATGGTAAGATCGTGCTGGCGGCGTCACGGGGCTGGCCGCCCAGTCGATCTAGTTGCTGTAGCAGCCGGgactcttcttctgcgttaGAGCCTTGCCATTCTTTGGCATCTCATTTGGACGAGTCTACATGGGATCGGGCCTGTTTCCGAGGTTTTTCAGGAACAGAAGAGGAGCTGTTCCCctcagcgcgagcgagggaggAATTTGGACTTCCACGCGGGAAGGCGTTCCCCCAGCCGCCCGTGGTATGGGGTCGACAGGGAGCGATAGGTGCAAATGGGACTCCCATGATCGTACCGCGAAGGCttggcgcagccgcggcagagaccgCCCAAGAGAGAGCCGACCCTCGTGTTTTTTCTGGGGCAAAGCAACCGACACAGTTGGGCGTATATGGTACCCCCATTACAGCGGTAAGAAGTGT